One segment of Pseudobacteriovorax antillogorgiicola DNA contains the following:
- a CDS encoding winged helix-turn-helix transcriptional regulator — translation MAKRSYQQNCSLAFALDLLGERWTLLIIRDLLPGPRRFGTLHENLAGLGTNLLTTRLKELQQAGLVEKVSQGLHEGYWQLTAYGRDLEPIVVALAKWGLHLAKDRFSQENHWSPMWNYVACRARFQPDKCQEASIIGQFDIDGYVYWLQIESGDFTFSEGDHPKPDFKLMTQSEPFNQFLVGDYAFDDFVDKFVIGNSQQFAHCIQCFI, via the coding sequence GGCGAGCGATGGACCCTCTTGATCATTCGAGACTTGCTGCCTGGTCCGCGGCGGTTTGGAACCCTTCACGAAAACCTGGCGGGGCTGGGAACCAATCTTCTGACCACTCGGCTAAAGGAACTTCAGCAAGCGGGCCTTGTGGAAAAGGTTTCTCAGGGCCTCCATGAAGGGTATTGGCAGTTGACAGCCTATGGCAGGGATCTAGAACCCATCGTTGTTGCTCTCGCTAAGTGGGGCTTGCACCTAGCAAAGGACCGGTTCTCCCAAGAAAATCACTGGTCGCCCATGTGGAATTATGTGGCTTGCCGGGCTCGATTTCAGCCTGACAAATGTCAGGAGGCTTCAATTATCGGGCAATTCGATATCGATGGCTACGTGTACTGGCTCCAGATTGAGTCTGGAGACTTCACGTTTAGCGAGGGTGATCATCCTAAACCAGACTTTAAGCTTATGACTCAAAGCGAGCCTTTCAACCAATTCTTGGTCGGGGACTATGCCTTTGATGATTTTGTAGACAAGTTCGTTATAGGAAACTCACAGCAATTTGCACACTGCATTCAATGCTTTATATAA